In one window of Prevotella sp. E13-17 DNA:
- a CDS encoding transposase, protein MMTSAYRPRNPGHDYYGRGTYLITLVVSGRERVLSFFSDNKDGENLTNRKTLVLTHLGEVVANTWLRTPEAQAVHGNRVRVHAYVCMPDHFHGVIEVLEPMAWSLGDIIQAFKSVCTSHWQRQQGLAASVDRSISVDLKEEGMPAWLREKAQRYANEGALIRNLSKKQRQEYYALVGRSQQPLFDDNYDDTVCLDERHRKAMIAYVNDNPRRAILRRLLPEYMRRCLHVRIGNRSYGAFGNLFLLRWARKIQVQCHRKHPITGQPYEETVDYTNERRQWETAIMEGCTVIVTPGISAGERLMKNECLDKGFPLIHLQKEPIDFFWKPERQRFDACATGALLILAPWELDQMGDVAGVPSDSDYSRFHNMNTLAAEICSFDGEAKIMMR, encoded by the coding sequence ATGATGACATCTGCTTATCGTCCACGAAATCCTGGACATGACTACTATGGTCGCGGCACTTACCTTATAACACTGGTGGTGAGTGGACGCGAAAGGGTCCTATCTTTTTTTTCTGATAACAAAGACGGAGAGAACTTAACGAACCGCAAAACACTTGTGCTCACCCATCTTGGAGAAGTGGTGGCAAATACATGGCTGCGGACACCTGAGGCGCAGGCGGTACATGGTAATCGGGTGAGGGTGCATGCCTACGTATGTATGCCCGACCATTTTCATGGAGTTATTGAAGTACTGGAACCGATGGCGTGGAGCTTGGGTGATATCATTCAAGCGTTTAAGTCCGTCTGCACCAGTCATTGGCAGCGGCAGCAGGGATTGGCGGCATCGGTAGATCGGTCGATATCGGTCGATCTGAAGGAAGAAGGGATGCCAGCATGGCTGCGCGAGAAGGCTCAGCGGTACGCCAACGAAGGAGCGTTGATAAGGAACCTATCCAAGAAGCAACGGCAGGAATATTATGCACTGGTTGGGAGGAGCCAACAGCCACTTTTCGATGACAACTACGATGATACTGTATGCTTGGATGAACGGCACCGCAAGGCTATGATTGCCTATGTCAACGACAATCCTCGAAGAGCAATTCTGCGAAGACTATTGCCAGAGTATATGCGCCGCTGCCTGCACGTAAGGATAGGCAATCGCAGTTATGGCGCTTTCGGAAATCTATTTCTGTTGCGCTGGGCTAGGAAAATCCAGGTGCAATGTCATCGGAAGCATCCCATTACCGGACAGCCATACGAAGAAACAGTCGACTACACCAATGAGCGGCGACAGTGGGAAACTGCTATAATGGAGGGATGTACGGTTATCGTGACGCCTGGCATCTCAGCTGGTGAACGACTGATGAAGAACGAATGCTTGGACAAAGGTTTTCCGCTGATACACCTACAGAAAGAGCCTATTGACTTTTTCTGGAAACCTGAGCGACAGCGCTTTGATGCCTGTGCCACAGGTGCACTACTGATATTGGCTCCATGGGAGCTAGACCAAATGGGGGATGTCGCAGGCGTTCCATCAGACAGCGACTACAGCCGTTTTCACAACATGAATACGTTGGCCGCAGAGATATGCTCTTTCGATGGTGAAGCAAAAATTATGATGCGTTAA
- a CDS encoding GlsB/YeaQ/YmgE family stress response membrane protein: MGLIGSIIIGCLAGFCAGKLMKGGSFGFIMNSVLGLFGGLVGGWLFEQLGITWGGILGQLGTAIIGAVAILWVASLIKK, from the coding sequence ATGGGACTCATTGGATCAATCATTATTGGATGTCTGGCAGGCTTCTGTGCAGGCAAGTTGATGAAAGGTGGCAGTTTTGGATTTATCATGAATTCAGTGTTAGGCCTCTTTGGAGGTCTAGTCGGCGGTTGGCTCTTCGAGCAACTCGGCATCACGTGGGGTGGCATCCTGGGACAACTGGGCACAGCCATCATTGGTGCCGTAGCCATCCTCTGGGTTGCCTCGCTCATCAAGAAATAA
- a CDS encoding helix-turn-helix domain-containing protein: MKQQYAVVVLFALIIASSMVSLTCYKTTEKLVAEDLSQALAKALNEQQSDVISADTIQMFNSHLQIEGLRGHAVLAVDTQKEFRPRPQVSTATILSLSDLRPSVVIWSMALLWGLLCLYQHRRLSALGLYGGLALQDGRFVNAKGIEVKLTPMQQQLMEMLWLSPSHKLSKSEICDTLWPKKEDASETLYTLIRRLKPVIEEHSNLKIESDRGKSYGLKVR, from the coding sequence ATGAAACAACAATATGCAGTAGTGGTGCTTTTTGCACTGATAATCGCATCGAGCATGGTGAGCCTGACCTGCTATAAAACAACGGAGAAATTGGTGGCAGAAGATTTGAGCCAGGCCTTGGCCAAAGCTTTGAACGAACAACAGTCGGACGTGATCAGTGCAGACACAATACAGATGTTCAATAGTCATCTGCAAATAGAGGGGTTAAGAGGACATGCTGTTTTGGCTGTGGATACCCAAAAAGAATTTCGTCCACGTCCGCAGGTATCAACAGCTACCATACTCTCACTCTCCGACCTGCGTCCATCGGTAGTTATTTGGTCGATGGCTTTGCTGTGGGGATTGCTCTGTCTATATCAACACAGGCGACTGTCAGCATTGGGACTGTATGGTGGCTTGGCTCTGCAAGACGGACGCTTTGTCAATGCGAAAGGAATTGAAGTAAAGCTTACCCCCATGCAACAGCAACTGATGGAAATGCTGTGGCTGTCGCCCTCGCACAAACTGTCGAAGTCGGAGATATGCGATACCCTCTGGCCCAAGAAAGAGGATGCTAGCGAGACACTATACACACTCATCCGACGGCTGAAACCTGTCATAGAAGAACATTCCAATCTCAAAATCGAATCAGACAGAGGTAAGTCATACGGATTGAAAGTCAGATAG